Within the Thermovenabulum gondwanense genome, the region ACTTTTATAAGAACTTTTCCACCATCTTTTTCAAATTGTTTTATAAAGAATTCAGTTAAACCTGTGGAGTAGTCTGAACCTATATCAGTTATTACCGCAGCAGTTTTTGCTTTTAGTTCATTTAATGCAAAACTTGCAAGTACTTTTCCTTGGAATGGATCTATAAAACCTATTCTAAAAGAGTAAGGACGAAGATTTCCGTTTTCATCTACTGTAACTTTGGGATTTGAAGCAGCAGTAGCTATAAGAGGAATTTTTTTCGAATCTGCAATAGGAGCCATTGCTATATTACAGCTGGAAAAGTTTGTGCCCACCACGGCAATAACCTTTTCTTCATCTATAAGCCTTTTTAAAGCATTAACCGAATCTACAGGGTTACCCTTGCCATCCATGCCTACAATTTCAACTTTTTTGCCCAGTATACCGCCTTTTTCATTTATTTCTTTTGCAGCCAATTTCATACCATTTAATCCTGCTTGACCCCATACAGCTGTATCACCCGATAATGCACCGACATATCCTATCTTTATTACATCATCTTTTGCTTGTTTTGAACCGCATCCTGAAAAAATACCCATTAAAAAAATCAAAACCGTTGTAAACGCAAGAACTTTAATCCATTTTGAATTTTTCCTCATTGTATTTTTTGTCCTCCTTTTTTGATAATTTAAGATATTAAAAAGTTATTGCCCACCTCCTTTTGCCTCAATCTCTAAAATTTTTTCGGCAGTCATTTTATCAGTAACAAGAACCTTTGGTATTTTGGCCTTTAATGCCCCTAAAATAGCTTCTGCTTTGTTGATTCCACCTGCGATACATATAACTGTCCTTATTTTTTTTAGATCCTCAAGTTCTATACCTACAATTAAATCGTCAAGATCTTCATTGCAGGGGGTTCCATCCAGTTTAAAAAAATGCATACACACATCGCCAACCGCATTTCTTTTTAACAATTCCGAATGCCAGCTGCTTGAAAGGTGTCCTTTTTTGAACAATAGAGATTCTTTTTCCATAGTACCAATGCCTACAAGTGCAATGGTCGCATTTTTACTCATCTCTAAGACATTCTTTATATTATTATCAAGTAAAAGTCCTTTTTTTACTTCAGGATTTGCCACAACCGCAGGACAATAAAATAATACAGGAGAACTGTTAAAAACCTGACTTAATCTTTTCGCAAGTTCCACCGCTTCAATATTTTCCTGCCCATTATTTATTCCCCCAACTAATTGCACTATTTTTGTCCCTTCCACTCCAAAGGGTTGCAATTGTTTTACCATTTCATAGAGAGTTTGCCCCCACGAAATCCCGATTATATCCGCAGGAGTAACTATTCTCTTTAAATAATCGCAGGCTGCTTGTCCAAGTAAAGATAACAAATTATCTTTATCCTCTTGTTCTACATTAACTATAATTGCCTCTTTTAATCCGAATCTTCTTTCAAATTCGAGCTCAAGACTGTTACAGGATACTATAGGTTGTTTAATACTGATCTGCACTATCCCCATGGTTTTTGCTTCATTTAAAATCCTAAATACCTTAGATGGAGATAGATTAAGTTGTTCTGCAATTTCCTTTTGAGTTTTTCCTTCTATGTAGTACAAAGTAGCAATTTTTGATAATAAACGTTCCATATCATTCCATATCATATGACCGCCTCTTTTTAAAAAATTTATCATTAAAAATCAAATATGCAAAATTTTTCATTGATGAAATTTTTTATATAATATATTATTCTATATATTTTTTTATTTACCTTCTTTTTCACGAAAAAATTTTTTATAAAAAAAATACCCCGTTGAGGGGTATATAAATTAATAAATACATAAGCTACTATTTAAAAATTTTTTCCTGCAGCCTTCTCAAATTAAGTATTGTCGAGTTCTCATCAAGCTCCACATCATCGTAGGTTATAACACTTCCCTTTTTTACATCTTTTTTTAATACCGTGTTTTTATTTACAAGACCTATGGGCAGAGCCCTTTCCTTTTTTGCATTTTCACAGGTGTCAATAAGGCCGTAAATAGTATAGCCTCCAATCCCATCCAACCTTTCACCTTTTTTCAAATCTTTTTTTGCAACCGTTATCGTTTCGGAAACTGGTTTTCCCCTTGGTGCTATGGTAGGTTCTTTGTAAAAATAGGCCCTGGCTATGGAAATGGGAGTTTCCAAACTGGTAAGGTGATAAGGCCTGTAAAAAACGTAATTTGGCCCTTTACCCATAGAAAGGTATTCCAACTCTTCCTTAATTATCTTAGACCCGGTAGAAACTACTACAAAAACGCCGGGGGCTATGCCTTTTACAAATTCTACTACACCGGTTTTTTCAAGAATGCCTCCCTGTTCCTTCAGTGAAAATATATCGGGCAAATCTTCCACTTTTCCTTCCGGCCCAATTAACCCCCTTTTTGTTGGCAGAAGGCCTGTAGCATTAGAAACCGCTGTTAATTCTACCATTGTCTTTGTACCATCTACAAAAGAAGTGAGCATTTTAGGATTCATGTTAAATTTTTCAGCTTTTTTAATTATGTCCATATCTCCGGGAGTTGCATCGCGATTTAAAGGATTATTTTTCCCCTTACCTGCAGCTATTATTTCAAACCCCATAGCATCTGCAAAATCATAAAGCTCTTTAATTGCACCCGGTTCATCTCCCGCAGATACCGTATAAACCACATCGGCTCTATCCGCCATTTTTTTTAAAATTGCTCCCACCGTCACATCCGTTTCCACATTCAACATAACCACATGTTT harbors:
- a CDS encoding ABC transporter substrate-binding protein; its protein translation is MRKNSKWIKVLAFTTVLIFLMGIFSGCGSKQAKDDVIKIGYVGALSGDTAVWGQAGLNGMKLAAKEINEKGGILGKKVEIVGMDGKGNPVDSVNALKRLIDEEKVIAVVGTNFSSCNIAMAPIADSKKIPLIATAASNPKVTVDENGNLRPYSFRIGFIDPFQGKVLASFALNELKAKTAAVITDIGSDYSTGLTEFFIKQFEKDGGKVLIKVDAHSGDNDFRAQLSKIAPLNPDVILIPWIYKDVALIANQARELGIKSIFLGGDGWDSKELLTMAGPALEGCYYTSQPSFANPITKPFAESYIKEYNINPETEALFGRDGLYWIKDALERAGKVDPVALRDALENTKDFKGLMGAINVDPKTHNPEKPCSIYKVSGGKFEYVGDFAP
- a CDS encoding sugar-binding transcriptional regulator, whose product is MIWNDMERLLSKIATLYYIEGKTQKEIAEQLNLSPSKVFRILNEAKTMGIVQISIKQPIVSCNSLELEFERRFGLKEAIIVNVEQEDKDNLLSLLGQAACDYLKRIVTPADIIGISWGQTLYEMVKQLQPFGVEGTKIVQLVGGINNGQENIEAVELAKRLSQVFNSSPVLFYCPAVVANPEVKKGLLLDNNIKNVLEMSKNATIALVGIGTMEKESLLFKKGHLSSSWHSELLKRNAVGDVCMHFFKLDGTPCNEDLDDLIVGIELEDLKKIRTVICIAGGINKAEAILGALKAKIPKVLVTDKMTAEKILEIEAKGGGQ
- a CDS encoding NAD(P)H-dependent oxidoreductase, with the translated sequence MLNLKQKLLKLEEEGKKIRVGIVGAGQMGRGLVSQLCFLKGMVASCVCDHDLNEARLAYILAGVKEEDIKFASNEKELDSIVNRGYFAITDDYTHITGSNSIDVVVDATGVTEAGANIAFNSINNGKHVVMLNVETDVTVGAILKKMADRADVVYTVSAGDEPGAIKELYDFADAMGFEIIAAGKGKNNPLNRDATPGDMDIIKKAEKFNMNPKMLTSFVDGTKTMVELTAVSNATGLLPTKRGLIGPEGKVEDLPDIFSLKEQGGILEKTGVVEFVKGIAPGVFVVVSTGSKIIKEELEYLSMGKGPNYVFYRPYHLTSLETPISIARAYFYKEPTIAPRGKPVSETITVAKKDLKKGERLDGIGGYTIYGLIDTCENAKKERALPIGLVNKNTVLKKDVKKGSVITYDDVELDENSTILNLRRLQEKIFK